A single window of Pontibacillus chungwhensis DNA harbors:
- a CDS encoding YitT family protein — MQHVKNVALILIGSFIFSLGINYFAIPNGLSEGGIIGISIVLYYVFDWSTGLSTFILNTILIIIGFKYLDKRMMLYTFIGIFTTSFFLWLTEHVGTPIESDSLLAPIYAGLFAGGGIGLIFRAGGTSGGTQIISQMMKKNWGWSMANATLLIDMIVIGGSVFVIGQKKALLTVIAVYVGARAIEFIVDGLNMRKAVTIISETPEEVLEAINSNVPRGVTVLEGYGGYSKKDKKVLYVVVHKQETFKLQRIINGVDEEAFVVIHDVRNAFGGGFK, encoded by the coding sequence GTGCAACATGTAAAAAACGTAGCACTCATACTAATCGGTTCCTTTATCTTCTCACTAGGAATCAACTACTTTGCCATACCAAATGGTTTATCAGAAGGTGGAATCATCGGGATATCAATTGTTCTATATTATGTCTTTGATTGGTCTACCGGTCTATCAACCTTTATTCTAAACACGATTCTCATCATAATCGGTTTTAAGTATCTGGATAAGAGAATGATGCTCTACACCTTCATTGGTATCTTTACAACGTCGTTCTTTTTATGGCTTACAGAACACGTAGGCACACCCATTGAATCGGATTCGTTATTAGCACCTATTTATGCTGGGCTCTTCGCAGGTGGAGGGATTGGATTAATCTTTCGTGCTGGCGGTACTTCTGGTGGGACCCAAATCATTTCTCAAATGATGAAGAAAAATTGGGGATGGAGCATGGCGAATGCAACTTTGTTAATTGACATGATTGTCATCGGAGGATCTGTCTTTGTAATTGGGCAGAAAAAAGCCCTATTAACCGTTATTGCGGTTTATGTAGGAGCACGTGCAATTGAGTTCATAGTGGATGGACTGAATATGCGGAAAGCTGTAACCATTATATCTGAAACTCCTGAGGAGGTATTAGAAGCTATTAATTCTAACGTACCAAGAGGGGTTACTGTATTAGAGGGATATGGAGGATATTCAAAAAAAGATAAAAAGGTCTTGTATGTGGTTGTGCATAAACAAGAAACGTTTAAGCTTCAAAGAATTATCAACGGAGTGGACGAGGAAGCTTTTGTTGTCATACACGATGTACGAAATGCGTTTGGTGGTGGATTCAAATAA
- the pheT gene encoding phenylalanine--tRNA ligase subunit beta has translation MFVSLNWLKQYVDLQGLTPEDLAEKITKTGIEVEGVEPFGEPIENLVVGYVKECDQHPNADKLNVCQVDVGDEVLQIVCGAPNVAKGQKVAVAKPGAVLPGDFKIKKAKLRGEESSGMICSLQELGIDEKYVPAEFAEGIFVFDGDPEIGADASSLLNLDDLIIELGLTPNRSDALSMMGVAYEVAAILDTPIHFPDEEVQIINEKAEDAISVSVKDGDLNPYYGAMVVKNIQVGPAPLWMRNRLISAGIRPINNVVDITNYVLLEYGQPLHAFDYDRFGSKEVVVRRATDGETIKTLDDEERTLSSNHLVITNGQEPVAIAGVMGGADSEVHEGTTTVLLEAAYFDPQAVRSAAKDHGLRSEASVRFEKGVDPDRVQRAGLRAAQLLSEYAGGEVLEGVVAYDELTYEEKTVTFTTSRMNHVLGTDMNDAHIQDILRKLQFSYEQDGETFTVNIPTRRGDISLVEDMVEEIGRMFGYDNIPFTMPQGAGNAGGLTTYQALRRKVRRYLEGAGLSEALTYSLTTEERANMLVSPDVKGENVRPVHLAMPMSEEHSHLRLSALPEMLASASYNVARKQKDVAFYEVGSIYVTEEAVLTKQPEEKERLAGVLTGSWLTHPWQQEKKNVDFYVVKGILDGLFGYLDVENQISYQQGQVDGMHPGRTALVQLNGETIGHVGQVHPTLQKSFDLKEAYAFDVDLEKVFEAISSEETYTPIPRYPSISRDIALVVDESVAAGDLRQTILETGAPLVKNCLVFDVYQGEHLEAGKKSLAFSLLYLDPSRTLKDEEVEETHQAILTKVKEQYNAELRA, from the coding sequence ATGTTTGTATCATTAAATTGGTTAAAGCAATACGTAGATCTTCAAGGGTTAACACCTGAAGACTTAGCTGAAAAGATAACAAAAACAGGTATCGAAGTTGAAGGGGTGGAACCTTTCGGTGAGCCAATCGAAAACCTTGTTGTAGGATATGTGAAAGAATGCGATCAACACCCGAACGCAGACAAGTTAAACGTTTGTCAAGTGGACGTAGGTGACGAGGTATTGCAAATTGTGTGTGGCGCACCAAATGTAGCCAAAGGACAAAAAGTTGCCGTCGCTAAACCAGGCGCTGTATTACCAGGAGATTTTAAAATTAAAAAAGCTAAATTACGCGGTGAAGAGTCTTCAGGTATGATTTGTTCCCTTCAGGAATTAGGCATTGATGAAAAGTACGTGCCGGCTGAATTTGCAGAGGGAATTTTCGTCTTTGATGGCGATCCTGAAATTGGGGCAGATGCTTCTTCCTTATTAAATCTGGACGATCTCATTATTGAGCTAGGACTTACCCCTAACCGTTCTGATGCCCTAAGTATGATGGGTGTTGCGTACGAAGTAGCAGCAATCCTAGACACGCCAATCCACTTCCCGGATGAAGAAGTGCAAATTATAAATGAAAAAGCTGAAGATGCTATTTCTGTATCCGTTAAAGACGGGGACCTTAATCCATATTATGGAGCGATGGTGGTTAAAAATATTCAAGTTGGACCTGCTCCTCTATGGATGCGTAATCGCTTAATTTCAGCTGGAATTCGTCCTATTAACAACGTTGTTGATATTACGAATTATGTTCTCCTTGAATATGGACAGCCACTTCATGCCTTTGACTATGATCGATTTGGAAGTAAAGAAGTAGTGGTTCGCCGTGCTACAGATGGCGAAACGATTAAGACGTTAGACGATGAAGAGCGCACGCTGTCTTCTAACCACCTTGTAATTACAAACGGCCAAGAGCCTGTTGCCATTGCAGGGGTTATGGGAGGAGCTGACTCTGAGGTTCATGAAGGAACGACTACTGTTCTTTTAGAAGCAGCTTACTTTGATCCTCAAGCTGTTCGTTCAGCGGCTAAAGACCATGGTTTACGAAGTGAGGCTTCCGTTCGATTTGAGAAAGGTGTCGATCCTGACCGTGTTCAACGTGCGGGTCTTCGAGCAGCTCAACTTCTTTCTGAGTATGCTGGAGGAGAAGTACTAGAAGGCGTAGTTGCTTACGATGAATTGACTTATGAAGAGAAAACCGTAACCTTCACAACTTCTCGAATGAACCATGTATTAGGAACAGATATGAATGACGCGCATATTCAGGATATTTTGCGTAAACTTCAGTTCTCCTATGAACAAGACGGAGAAACCTTTACCGTAAACATCCCTACCCGTCGTGGGGACATTTCTCTTGTGGAAGATATGGTAGAAGAAATTGGACGTATGTTTGGATATGACAACATTCCATTTACGATGCCACAAGGGGCTGGAAATGCTGGTGGTTTAACAACTTATCAAGCATTGCGCCGAAAAGTGCGTCGCTACCTGGAAGGCGCAGGTTTATCTGAAGCTCTAACATATTCCCTTACGACAGAAGAACGAGCGAACATGTTAGTAAGTCCTGATGTGAAAGGTGAAAATGTTCGCCCTGTGCACTTAGCAATGCCAATGAGTGAAGAGCATAGTCATCTTCGACTTAGCGCTTTACCTGAGATGTTAGCATCCGCTTCTTACAATGTCGCTCGTAAACAAAAAGACGTTGCTTTCTATGAAGTAGGCTCCATCTATGTAACAGAAGAAGCCGTCTTAACCAAACAACCGGAAGAAAAAGAACGCTTAGCTGGTGTGCTGACAGGTAGCTGGTTAACGCATCCTTGGCAACAAGAGAAGAAAAATGTTGATTTCTATGTTGTAAAAGGAATCCTAGACGGATTGTTCGGATATTTAGACGTAGAAAACCAAATCTCTTATCAGCAAGGTCAAGTAGACGGAATGCACCCAGGCCGTACAGCTCTTGTTCAGTTGAATGGAGAAACTATTGGACACGTTGGCCAGGTTCATCCAACGCTTCAAAAAAGCTTTGATTTAAAAGAAGCCTATGCCTTTGATGTGGATCTTGAAAAAGTGTTTGAAGCGATTTCGTCAGAAGAGACGTATACACCAATCCCTCGCTACCCATCCATTAGCCGGGACATCGCCCTTGTAGTAGATGAAAGTGTAGCGGCAGGAGATCTTCGTCAGACCATTCTTGAAACAGGTGCTCCTCTTGTGAAGAATTGTTTAGTCTTTGACGTTTATCAAGGAGAACACCTCGAAGCTGGAAAGAAATCACTAGCCTTCTCGCTCCTTTACCTTGACCCATCTCGTACCCTTAAGGACGAAGAGGTAGAAGAAACGCACCAAGCCATTCTTACTAAAGTAAAAGAACAATACAACGCAGAACTACGTGCCTAA
- the pheS gene encoding phenylalanine--tRNA ligase subunit alpha, giving the protein MKERLVELKTEALEKVAQAEDTKALQDVKVQYLGKKGPITEVLRGMGKLPKEERPVIGQMANDVREEIQVAIDEKQTKMEEAALEKQLQEETIDVTLPGRPVQTGGPHLLTNLIEEIEDLFIGMGFEIAEGPEVEADYYNFEALNLPKGHPARDMQDSFYITEEILMRTHTSPVQARTMEQHKGKGPVKVICPGKVYRRDTDDATHSHQFTQIEGLLVDKHVRMSDLKGVLNAFAKQMFGEEREIRLRPSFFPFTEPSVEMDISCKMCGGEGCSVCKGTGWIEILGAGMVHPNVLEMAGYDPNEYTGFAFGMGPERIAMLKYGIDDIRHFYTDDVRFLNQFHKA; this is encoded by the coding sequence ATGAAAGAGCGTTTAGTAGAACTGAAAACAGAAGCCCTCGAGAAGGTTGCACAAGCTGAAGACACAAAAGCTCTTCAAGATGTGAAAGTTCAATACTTAGGAAAGAAAGGTCCTATTACCGAAGTTCTTCGTGGGATGGGGAAGCTTCCTAAAGAAGAACGTCCTGTTATTGGACAAATGGCTAACGATGTTCGTGAAGAGATCCAAGTAGCGATCGATGAGAAACAAACGAAAATGGAAGAAGCGGCTCTTGAAAAGCAGCTACAAGAAGAAACGATTGACGTGACACTACCTGGCCGTCCAGTACAAACAGGTGGTCCTCATCTTCTGACGAATTTAATCGAAGAAATTGAAGATCTGTTTATCGGAATGGGCTTTGAAATTGCTGAGGGCCCTGAAGTAGAAGCAGACTACTATAACTTTGAAGCCTTGAACTTACCAAAAGGTCACCCTGCTCGTGACATGCAAGATTCTTTCTATATTACTGAAGAGATCTTAATGCGCACTCATACCTCTCCTGTCCAAGCACGTACAATGGAGCAGCATAAAGGAAAAGGCCCTGTAAAAGTAATCTGTCCTGGTAAAGTTTATCGCCGTGACACAGATGATGCGACTCACTCTCACCAATTTACACAAATTGAAGGGTTACTTGTCGATAAGCACGTTCGAATGAGTGATTTAAAAGGTGTCTTAAATGCTTTTGCTAAGCAAATGTTTGGTGAAGAGCGCGAAATTCGACTTCGCCCAAGTTTCTTCCCATTTACAGAGCCATCTGTTGAGATGGATATTTCTTGTAAAATGTGCGGTGGTGAAGGATGTTCTGTATGTAAAGGAACTGGATGGATTGAGATTCTAGGTGCAGGAATGGTTCACCCGAATGTACTTGAAATGGCTGGCTATGATCCAAACGAATACACAGGTTTCGCCTTCGGTATGGGGCCTGAACGAATTGCGATGTTGAAATATGGTATCGATGATATTCGCCATTTCTACACGGACGATGTACGATTCTTGAATCAATTCCATAAGGCGTAA